A section of the Vespa velutina chromosome 6, iVesVel2.1, whole genome shotgun sequence genome encodes:
- the LOC124949676 gene encoding DNA-directed RNA polymerase III subunit RPC2 — MGEVKFSNLDGIKSEQKYNRVVKHIQDKWKLVPAFLKGKGLVKQHIDSFNYFINVEIKKIVKTNEKVLSDADPLFYVKYLNVHVGSPDVEEGFNVTRSTTPHECRLRDLNYSAPITVDIEYIRGHQPIIRNNLLIGRMPIMLRSSNCVLTNKSHFELAKMNECPHDPGGYFIINGQEKVILIQEQMLRNRIILEEDSKGCVVASCNSSTQERKTKTNIVGKGGKYYMRHNIFQDDVPVTIIFKAMGIVCDQEIMQLIGAEEEFMKKFAPSLEECHTLHVFAQNQALRYLSNKRKQKRYSMIKASITDEIKDILATNVLSHVPVNDFNFKLKATYLALMVRKVMKAQGDGKLVDDRDYYGNKRLELAGSLLSLMFEDLFKRFNRELKQIADKNIPKIKAAQFDIVKHMRQDQITNGLAFAISSGNWTIKRFKMERHGVTQVLSRLSYISALGMMTRVNSQFEKSRKVSGPRSLQPSQWGMLCPSDTPEGESCGLVKNLALMTHITTEVEEEPIIRLAFNLGVENVNILGGEEINNKDVYMVFLNGNILGIVKNYQRLVYIFRLLRRKGLVNGFVSIFTQHQHSCIQISSDGGRLCRPYIIVEKGQPLVHEEHIKLLEQGVRTFEDFLQDGLIEYLDVNEENDSSIAFNEAHINANTTHLEIEPFTLLGVCAGLVPYPHHNQSPRNTYQCAMGKQAMGTIGYNQRNRIDTLMYNLVYPQAPMVKSRTIELINFDKLPAGQNATVAVMSYSGYDIEDALILNKASIDRGYGRCLVYRNAKCTLKRYANQSYDRIMGPLIDTTTKKPVWKHEIIDSDGIAAPGEMVENKKVMVNKSTPSSSIGPVNSANAQAQTEYRDVPIVFKGPVPAYVEKVMISSNAEDAFLIKLLLRQTRRPEIGDKFSSRHGQKGVTGLIVEQEDMPFNDYGICPDMIMNPHGFPSRMTVGKLIELLAGKAGVLQGQFHYGTAFGGSKVEDVCEELRKHGFNYLGKDIFYSGTTGEPLQAYIYSGPVYYQKLKHMVQDKMHARARGPRAVLTRQPTEGRSKEGGLRLGEMERDCLIGYGASMMLVERLMISSDAFDVDVCNKCGLMAYSGWCHSCRSSACVSTISMPYACKLLFQELQSMNIVPRLTLKHYCD, encoded by the exons ATGGGTGAAGTAAAATTTAGTAATTTGGACGGTATAAAATCAGAACAAAAATACAATAGAGTCGTGAAACATATACAG gaTAAATGGAAATTAGTACCTGCTTTTCTCAAAGGAAAAGGTTTAGTCAAACAACACATTGATtccttcaattattttataaatgtcgaaataaaaaagattgttaaaacaaatgaaaaggTACTTAGCGATGCAGATCCTTTGTTTTATGTAAA ATACTTAAACGTACATGTTGGATCTCCTGATGTAGAGGAAGGTTTTAATGTAACACGGTCTACTACTCCACATGAATGTAGATTGCGAGATTTAAACTACTCTGCACCGATTACCGTTGACATTGAATATATCAGAGGTCATCAAcctattattagaaataatttattgattggaag AATGCCAATTATGCTTAGAAGTTCGAATTGTGTATTAACTAACAAATCTCATTTTGAATTGGCTAAAATGAACGAGTGTCCTCATGATCCTGGTggttatttcattattaatggTCAAGAGAAAGTTATACTTATCCAAGAGCAAATGCTtagaaatagaattattttagaaGAAGATAGTAAAGGATGCGTAGTAGCATCCTGTAATAGCTCtacacaagaaagaaagacaaaaactAACATAGTCGGTAAAGGTGGAAAGTATTATATGagacataatatttttcaggAT gACGTACCtgttacgataatatttaaagcAATGGGAATAGTATGTGATCAAGAAATAATGCAACTTATTGGTGCAGAAGaagaatttatgaaaaaatttgcACCCAGTTTAGAAGAATGTCATACATTACATGTTTTTGCTCAAAATCAGGCTTTAAG atatttaagtaataaaaggaaacaaaaaagatattctaTGATCAAAGCTAGTATTACTGATGAAATCAAGGATATTTTAGCAACTAATGTACTATCTCATGTTCCT gtcaacgatttcaattttaaattaaaagccACTTATCTGGCTTTAATGGTAAGAAAAGTTATGAAAGCACAAGGTGATGGAAAACTTGTAGATGATAGGGATTATTATGGTAACAAACGTTTAGAATTGGCTGGTTCCCTTTTATCTCTCATGTttgaagatttatttaaaagatttaatagagag TTAAAACAAATTGCAGATAAAAATATACCAAAAATAAAAGCAGCTCAATTTGATATTGTAAAACATATGAGACAAGATCAAATTACAAATGGTTTAGCATTCGCTATATCATCT GGTAATTGGACTATTAAAAGATTCAAAATGGAACGGCATGGAGTCACTCAAGTTTTGTCAAGGCTATCATATATTTCAGCTCTTGGCATGATGACGCGTGTTAATtcacaatttgaaaaaagtaGGAAAGTATCTGGTCCTAGATCTTTGCAACCATCGCAATGGGGAATGTTATGTCCAAGTGACACGCCTGAAGGAgag AGTTGCGGATTAGTTAAAAACTTAGCTCTTATGACACATATTACTACAGAAGTTGAAGAAGAACCTATTATAAGATTAGCATTTAATCTCGGCgttgaaaatgtaaatatacttGGTggagaagaaattaataataaagacgtGTATATGGTCTTTCTAAATGGAAACATTTTAGGCATTGTCAAAAATTATCAGAGACTTGTGTATATATTCAGATTATTACGTAGAAAAGGTCTGGTGAATGGTTTTGTTTCCATATTTACACAACATCAACACAg CTGTATTCAAATTAGCTCTGACGGAGGTCGTTTGTGTAGACCTTACATAATTGTTGAAAAAGGACAACCACTGGTTCACGAAGAACATATTAAATTGTTGGAACAAGGTGTTAGAACTTTTGAAGACTTTTTACAAGATG gtttaattgaatatttggatgtaaatgaagaaaatgatagTTCTATAGCATTTAATGAAGCACATATAAATGCGAACACGACACATTTAGAGATTGAACCTTTTACGTTATTGGGAGTGTGTGCTGGTTTAGTACCATATCCACATCACAATCAAAGTCCAAGAAACACTTACCAATGTGCTATGGGTAAACAAGCTATGGGAACCATTGGTTATAATCAGCGTAATCGTATCGATACTCTTATGTATAATTTAGTATATCCACAAGCACCAATGGTGAAATCACGTACAATAGAACTCATTAATTTTGACAAGTTACCTGCTGGCCAAAATGCAACAGTTGCAGTTATGTCTTATAGTGGGTATGACATTGAGGAtgctttaattttaaataaagctTCTATTGACAGAGGATACGGAAGATGTTTGGTATATCGAAATGCAAAATGTACTTTGAAAAGATATGCTAATCAAAGTTACGATAGAATAATGGGTCCATTAATCGATACAACTACTAAAAAGCCAGTATGGAAACATGAAATAATTGACAGTGATGGCATTGCTGCTCCAGGTGAAatggtagaaaataaaaaagtaatggtAAATAAATCTACACCATCGTCCAGCATTGGTCCAGTTAATTCTGCCAATGCCCAGGCACAAACAGAATATCGAGATGTTCCCATTGTATTCAAAGGTCCAGTTCCTGCTTATGTAGAAAAAGTTATGATATCTAGTAATGCGGAAGATGCTTTTTTGATAAAGCTACTATTAAGACAAACTCGAAGGCCTGAAATCGGTGATAAATTTAGTAGTCGTCATGGACAAAAAGGAGTAACTG GATTAATTGTGGAACAAGAAGATATGCCATTTAACGATTATGGTATATGTCCTGATATGATTATGAATCCACATGGTTTCCCATCTCGTATGACTGTTGGAAAGTTAATAGAATTGCTTGCCGGTAAAGCTGGTGTCCTTCAGGGACAGTTTCATTATGGAACag CATTTGGTGGTTCCAAAGTTGAAGATGTTTGCGAAGAACTCAGAAAACatggttttaattatttgGGAAAGGACATCTTTTACTCTGGAACTACGGGTGAACCACTTCAAGCATATATTTATTCTGGCCCT GTATACTATCAAAAACTTAAGCATATGGTACAAGATAAAATGCATGCTCGTGCCCGTGGACCTAGAGCAGTTCTTACACGCCAACCAACGGAAGGTCGTTCCAAAGAAGGTGGTTTACGTTTAGGTGAAATGGAACGTGATTGTCTGATTGGATATGGAGCTAGTATGATGTTAGTAGAAAGATTAATGATATCAAGTGATGCATTTGACGTTGACGTTTGTAATAAATGTGGTCTAATGGCATACAGTGGGTGGTGCCATAGTTGCCGCTCTAGTGCCTGCGTTTCAACTATTTCCATGCCATACGCTTGTAAATTGCTCTTTCAAGAGTTACAATCTATGAATATTGTACCTCGTTTAACATTAAAACATTATTgtgattga
- the LOC124949679 gene encoding pyridoxal kinase — MNSKQIPRVLSIQSHVVSGYVGNKSATFPLQLLGFEVDAINSVQLSNHTGYKVFKGQVLNDKDLDELVHGLAENNLDHYTHLLTGYIGSASFLNRIALLVGALKQKNPDLIYVCDPVMGDNGKMYVPKELKDIYKNKIVPLADIVVPNQFETELLTGKSINSLDELQTVIKELHKMGPQTVAVSSAEMDNKILAVISSLKDDVLLKVDIPKIPSSFTGSGDLFAALFLAHTYLHEDIKTATEKTINSLQGVLFETFKSFKEYKDERTQFAQRIELRLIQSKRHIETPEIKLHAEFL; from the exons atgaattcgAAGCAAATTCCTCGGGTTCTCTCGATCCAAAGTCATGTAGTGTCAGGATATGTTGGTAATAAAAGTGCTACTTTTCCACTccaa TTATTAGGTTTTGAAGTAGATGCTATTAATTCTGTTCAACTATCAAATCATACAGGATATAAAGTTTTTAAAGGACAAGTACTTAATGATAAAGATTTAG aTGAATTGGTACATGGCTTGGCAGAAAATAATTTGGATCATTATACTCATCTACTGACAGGATATATAGGATCCGCATCTTTTTTGAACAGAATAGCTTTATTAGTTGGAGCATTAAAGCAGAAGAATCCTGATCTTATATatg TATGCGATCCTGTTATGGGTGATAATGGTAAGATGTATGTCCCTAaggaattaaaagatatttataaaaacaagatAGTTCCCCTTGCAGATATTGTAGTTCCAAATCAGTTTGAGACTga ATTGTTAACTGGCAAAAGTATTAATAGTTTAGATGAATTGCAAACTGTTATAAAAGAGTTACATAAAATGGGACCACAAACTGTAGCTGTATCATCTGCAGAaatggataataaaatattagcaGTAATCAGTTCATTGAAAG acgATGTACTACTTAAGGTTGATATTCCAAAAATACCATCATCTTTTACTGGTTCTGGTGATCTATTTGCTGCTTTATTTCTTGCTCATACGTATCTACatgaagatattaaaacaGCGACTGAAAAGACAATAAACTCTTTACAAGGTGTTCTTTTTGAAACTTTCAAATCATTCAAAg AATATAAAGATGAGAGGACGCAATTTGCACAAAGAATAGAATTACGTTTGATACAAAGCAAAAGGCATATTGAAACTCctgaaattaaattacatgCCGAATTTCTATGA